In the genome of Rhinolophus ferrumequinum isolate MPI-CBG mRhiFer1 chromosome 24, mRhiFer1_v1.p, whole genome shotgun sequence, one region contains:
- the LOC117016825 gene encoding double-headed protease inhibitor, submandibular gland-like, protein MKSIIAFAILALAATTWAATPTTVDCSKYMREGNSIVCSREWKPICGADQRTYSSECMYCFLNQNKKIILRKLHDDQCVECTHYANACTMEYKPHCGSDGVVYGNKCLFCNSVVKSRGAIFLAKYGTC, encoded by the exons ATGAAAAGCATCATTGCTTTTGCCATTCTTGCTCTGGCAGCTACTACATGGGCTG CAACACCCACAACG GTAGACTGCTCCAAATACATGAGAGAAGGAAACAGCATTGTATGCTCCAGGGAGTGGAAACCAATATGTGGAGCAGATCAGAGAACTTACAGCAGCGAATGCATGTATTGCTTCCTAAACCA GAATAAGAAAATTATCCTCAGAAAACTTCATGATGACCAGTGT GTTGAGTGCACCCACTATGCAAACGCATGTACCATGGAATACAAACCTCACTGTGGATCTGATGGAGTAGTGTATGGCAACAAATGCTTGTTTTGCAACAGTGTTGT GAAGAGCCGTGGTGCAATATTTTTGGCAAAGTATGGAACATGCTGA
- the SPINK14 gene encoding serine protease inhibitor Kazal-type 14, translating to MAKSFPVLYSLLFFILIHLVLPSVSGPRHWWPPHGNIKVKCPYKTVDLHWFKGKINPCVGVYQPICGTDFVTYENPCILCVESLKSKGEIKFLHDGKC from the exons ATGGCCAAATCTTTCCCAGTGCTCTACTCACTTTTGTTCTTCATCCTGATACACTTGGTGTTACCTTCTG TTTCAGGCCCTCGACACTGGTGGCCACCGCATGGAAATATTAAG GTGAAATGTCCATATAAAACAGTAGACTTGCATtggttcaaaggaaaaataaaccccTGCGTTGGTGTATATCAACCCATCTGCGGCACCGATTTCGTCACCTATGAAAACCCCTGCATCCTGTGCGTTGAGAGCTT GAAATCTAAGGGGGAAATTAAGTTTCTACATGATGGAAAATGCTAG